A genomic segment from Stappia indica encodes:
- a CDS encoding rcc01693 family protein gives MSAASAGPQAGAEEARPFPWNEAMGLCMGRLGWPPDSFWRATPRELAAVLAGLGGGRAGDLRPLARAGLEALMRRFPDAPTSGDTVRQEGGDER, from the coding sequence TTGAGCGCCGCGTCCGCCGGGCCGCAGGCGGGCGCGGAGGAAGCACGGCCCTTTCCCTGGAACGAGGCGATGGGCCTGTGCATGGGCCGGCTCGGCTGGCCGCCGGACAGCTTCTGGCGGGCAACGCCGCGCGAGCTTGCGGCGGTGCTGGCCGGCCTTGGTGGCGGCAGGGCGGGCGATTTGCGCCCGCTGGCGCGCGCCGGACTGGAGGCCTTGATGCGGCGCTTCCCCGATGCGCCGACGAGCGGCGACACGGTACGGCAGGAGGGCGGCGATGAGCGCTGA
- a CDS encoding DUF3168 domain-containing protein: MSAQVALRAALVKALRADAQLTALTGGERVHDGAPRGSAHPFIELGALVSRPLLSSAEEGEEHEAEILVHSRKDARGEVAALMAAAREAVLNGAGGFLDGHVLVNAGTLDERSERLADGRSWRGRLRLRLVSEPAE, from the coding sequence CGCGCAAGTCGCCTTGCGGGCAGCGCTGGTGAAGGCCTTGCGCGCCGATGCGCAGCTGACCGCGCTGACGGGCGGCGAGCGGGTGCATGACGGGGCACCGCGTGGGAGCGCGCACCCTTTCATCGAGCTCGGGGCCCTCGTCTCGCGGCCGCTGCTTTCGAGCGCGGAGGAGGGCGAGGAGCACGAGGCGGAGATCCTGGTGCATTCGCGAAAAGACGCGCGCGGCGAGGTTGCCGCGCTGATGGCGGCCGCCCGCGAGGCGGTGCTGAACGGCGCGGGCGGATTTCTCGACGGACATGTGCTGGTCAATGCCGGGACGCTGGACGAGCGCAGCGAGCGGCTGGCCGACGGGCGCAGCTGGCGCGGCCGGTTGCGGCTGCGGCTGGTGAGCGAGCCGGCGGAATAG
- a CDS encoding baseplate multidomain protein megatron gives MATLVLAAAGQALGAAFLGSTGAILGQAAGALAGHALDQRLFGQTRTIEGRRLSDLSVQSSAEGAPLPLVYGRVRLAGQVIWATRFEEEVREETTGGKGGGGSTRVRSYRYHASFAVALCQGPISHVGAIWADGKPMELTGVTWRLYKGEADQPPDPLIAALQEATPAYRGTAYAVFERLPLEEFGDRLPQLTFEVVRAVEPLEEMVRAVTIIPGAGEFVYEPAEVTWTVRPGVSERANRHVSHAPSNWSASLDELQALCPNLEQVALVTAWFGDDLRAGHCTIRPKVETRGRQTRGATWRVAGLSGAVAEEVSRHEGLPAYGGTPSDASVVRAIRDLKARGLKVALYPFLLMDVPPGNGLPDPYGGGEQVPHPWRGRITGALAPGLDGSPDGTAAAGGEIAAFAGSAHAGQFSPSGDGVSYLGPNEWSYRRFVLHHAALAKAAGGVDAFLIGSEMRGLTRLCDAPGSFPFVEVLRQLAGEVRALLPLAAITYAADWSEYGGYQREGGELRFPLDPLWADPQIDAVGIDAYFPLADQREDGDPDGTVDPYDIAALAGAVEGGEDYDWYYASEADRRAGLRSPISDGAHGKPWVYRAKDLKGWWSNPHVERVAGAETGAPTPWVPQSKPIWLTELGVPAISRGANQPNVFFDAKSSESAWPRFSDGGRDDLIQRRALEAVIGRWSGWHPGLAGGDNPVSPVYGGPMVDPARIHLWAWDARPFPAFPTATDLWADGSNWRAGHWLNGRLGGLSLAGLVRAIAADFGLPDDLIRLGGLSGTLDGIALAGPVAPRDVLAPLIEAHGAVAVDRGEALALLPAWSPAVAELDAGGILAGDADRPALSLRRSETADLPAEVRIAARDATREHRRFVVSSRRIEGHGARVEELDLGAALDPALAAGLADRLLMRRWNEREEAQLALPPGRLGPEPGDVVRLAADPLLGREEALDIRIDGVEEAEGRRLTGRVVRRPPPSAARAIGGEARPRSITATAGGVEAVILDLPPLPGDSAPQAPRLAVFGAPWPGAVDVYRWRDGLSPMRHARAESPALIGTLVTELPPGPVAVWDRGSRPVVEISGGTLSSASEEAVLSGANALAVLGGAGGLEVLQFAGAELVGPRRYRLSMLLRGQQGTEEAARAPTPAGSRVVLIDDALPPLPLTLDEIGIGFSYAALPAGHALDSLARVDLAHTATARGLMPFAPVHGRARRLAGGEVRFDWIRRTRIGGDGWREGDVPLSEEREEYLAELLDEGGIARWSASVASPEAVLTAAQETAAFGGPQALFRLRVRQVSASVGPGLAGLFELNP, from the coding sequence ATGGCAACGCTCGTTCTGGCGGCCGCCGGCCAGGCGCTGGGCGCGGCCTTTCTCGGCAGCACCGGCGCGATCCTCGGCCAGGCGGCCGGCGCGCTGGCGGGCCATGCGCTCGACCAGCGGCTGTTCGGCCAGACCCGAACCATCGAGGGGCGGAGGCTGTCGGATCTTTCCGTGCAGTCCTCGGCGGAAGGGGCGCCGCTGCCGCTGGTCTATGGCCGGGTGCGGCTGGCCGGGCAGGTGATCTGGGCGACCCGCTTCGAGGAGGAGGTGCGCGAGGAAACCACCGGCGGCAAGGGCGGCGGCGGCAGCACGCGGGTGCGCAGCTACCGCTATCACGCAAGCTTTGCCGTGGCGCTGTGCCAGGGGCCGATCTCCCATGTCGGGGCGATCTGGGCGGACGGCAAGCCGATGGAGCTGACCGGCGTCACCTGGCGGCTCTACAAGGGCGAGGCGGACCAGCCGCCCGACCCGCTGATCGCGGCGCTGCAGGAGGCGACGCCCGCCTATCGCGGCACCGCCTATGCGGTGTTCGAGCGGCTGCCGCTGGAGGAATTCGGCGACCGTCTGCCGCAACTGACCTTCGAGGTGGTGCGCGCTGTCGAGCCGCTGGAGGAGATGGTGCGGGCGGTGACCATCATCCCCGGCGCGGGCGAATTCGTCTACGAGCCGGCGGAAGTGACCTGGACGGTGCGGCCGGGCGTTTCCGAACGCGCCAACCGGCACGTCTCCCACGCGCCGAGCAACTGGTCCGCCTCGCTCGACGAATTGCAGGCGCTGTGCCCGAACCTGGAACAGGTGGCGCTGGTGACGGCATGGTTCGGCGACGACCTGCGCGCCGGCCACTGCACGATCCGCCCGAAGGTGGAAACGCGCGGCCGCCAGACGCGCGGCGCCACATGGCGGGTCGCCGGCCTCTCCGGCGCGGTGGCCGAGGAGGTGAGCCGGCACGAGGGCCTGCCCGCCTATGGCGGCACGCCGTCGGATGCGAGCGTCGTGCGGGCGATCCGCGACCTGAAGGCGCGCGGGCTGAAGGTGGCGCTCTATCCCTTCCTGCTGATGGACGTGCCGCCCGGCAACGGCCTGCCGGACCCGTATGGCGGGGGCGAACAGGTGCCGCATCCCTGGCGCGGGCGCATCACCGGCGCGCTTGCCCCCGGCCTCGACGGCTCGCCGGACGGCACGGCGGCGGCGGGAGGCGAGATCGCCGCCTTTGCCGGCAGCGCCCATGCGGGGCAGTTTTCGCCCTCCGGCGACGGGGTGAGCTATCTCGGCCCCAACGAGTGGAGCTATCGCCGCTTCGTGCTGCATCACGCCGCGCTCGCCAAGGCGGCCGGCGGGGTCGATGCCTTCCTGATCGGCTCGGAAATGCGCGGCCTGACGCGGCTTTGCGATGCGCCCGGAAGCTTCCCCTTCGTCGAGGTGCTGCGCCAGCTGGCCGGGGAGGTGCGCGCGCTGCTCCCCCTTGCTGCGATCACCTATGCGGCGGACTGGAGCGAATATGGCGGCTACCAGCGCGAAGGCGGCGAGCTGCGCTTTCCGCTCGATCCGCTGTGGGCCGATCCGCAGATCGATGCGGTGGGCATCGATGCGTATTTTCCGCTGGCCGACCAGCGCGAGGATGGCGACCCGGACGGCACTGTCGACCCTTATGACATCGCGGCGCTGGCCGGCGCGGTCGAGGGCGGCGAGGACTACGACTGGTACTATGCGAGCGAGGCGGACCGGCGCGCCGGCTTGCGCTCACCTATCAGCGACGGGGCGCACGGCAAGCCGTGGGTGTACCGCGCCAAGGACCTGAAGGGCTGGTGGTCGAACCCGCATGTGGAGCGGGTCGCCGGTGCGGAGACCGGGGCGCCGACGCCCTGGGTGCCGCAGTCCAAGCCGATCTGGCTGACGGAACTGGGCGTGCCGGCGATCAGCCGCGGCGCCAACCAGCCCAATGTCTTCTTCGATGCGAAATCCTCCGAATCCGCCTGGCCCCGCTTTTCCGACGGCGGGCGCGACGACCTGATCCAGCGCCGGGCGCTGGAGGCGGTGATCGGCCGCTGGTCGGGCTGGCATCCGGGCCTTGCCGGCGGCGACAACCCGGTCTCGCCGGTCTATGGCGGGCCGATGGTCGATCCGGCGCGCATCCACCTGTGGGCCTGGGACGCGCGGCCCTTTCCGGCCTTTCCGACGGCAACGGACCTGTGGGCCGACGGCAGCAACTGGCGCGCCGGCCACTGGCTGAACGGCCGGCTGGGCGGGCTGTCGCTGGCCGGACTGGTGCGGGCGATCGCTGCAGATTTCGGCCTGCCGGACGATCTGATCCGGCTCGGCGGCCTTTCCGGCACGCTGGACGGGATCGCGCTGGCCGGACCGGTGGCGCCGCGCGACGTGCTGGCGCCCTTGATCGAGGCGCATGGCGCGGTCGCCGTCGACAGGGGCGAGGCATTGGCCCTCCTGCCGGCGTGGTCGCCGGCCGTCGCGGAGCTGGATGCGGGCGGGATCCTTGCCGGCGATGCCGACCGCCCGGCGCTGTCGCTGCGGCGGAGCGAAACGGCGGACCTGCCGGCGGAGGTGCGCATCGCCGCGCGCGATGCGACGCGCGAGCACCGGCGCTTCGTCGTCTCCTCGCGCCGGATCGAGGGGCACGGCGCGCGGGTGGAGGAACTGGATCTCGGCGCGGCGCTCGACCCTGCGCTGGCGGCGGGACTTGCCGACCGGCTGCTGATGCGGCGCTGGAACGAGCGCGAGGAAGCGCAGCTGGCGCTGCCGCCGGGGCGGCTGGGGCCGGAGCCCGGCGACGTGGTGCGCCTTGCGGCCGATCCGCTGCTGGGGCGCGAGGAGGCGCTCGACATCCGCATCGACGGCGTGGAGGAGGCGGAGGGGCGGCGGCTGACCGGCAGGGTGGTGCGCCGGCCGCCGCCGAGCGCTGCCCGCGCCATCGGCGGCGAGGCGCGTCCGCGCAGCATCACCGCAACGGCCGGCGGGGTGGAGGCGGTGATCCTCGACCTGCCGCCGCTGCCCGGCGACAGCGCGCCGCAGGCCCCGCGCCTGGCCGTGTTCGGCGCGCCCTGGCCGGGGGCGGTCGACGTCTATCGCTGGCGCGACGGCCTGTCGCCGATGCGCCATGCACGGGCCGAAAGCCCGGCGCTGATCGGCACGCTGGTGACCGAGTTGCCGCCGGGGCCGGTGGCGGTCTGGGACCGGGGCAGCCGGCCGGTGGTGGAGATTTCCGGCGGCACGCTGTCCTCGGCGAGCGAGGAGGCGGTGCTGTCGGGGGCCAATGCGCTGGCGGTGCTGGGCGGGGCGGGCGGGCTGGAGGTGCTGCAATTCGCCGGCGCCGAACTGGTCGGCCCGCGCCGCTACCGCCTGTCGATGCTCTTGCGCGGCCAGCAGGGAACGGAAGAGGCGGCGCGCGCCCCGACGCCGGCCGGCAGCCGGGTGGTGCTGATCGACGACGCGCTGCCGCCGCTGCCGCTGACCCTCGACGAGATCGGCATCGGCTTTTCCTACGCGGCGCTGCCGGCGGGGCATGCGCTCGACAGCCTCGCCCGCGTCGATCTCGCCCATACGGCCACCGCGCGCGGGCTGATGCCTTTCGCGCCGGTGCATGGTCGTGCAAGGCGGCTTGCGGGCGGCGAGGTGCGGTTCGACTGGATCCGCCGCACGCGCATCGGCGGCGACGGCTGGCGCGAGGGCGACGTGCCGCTCAGCGAGGAGCGCGAGGAGTATCTCGCCGAACTGCTGGACGAAGGAGGTATCGCCCGCTGGTCGGCGAGCGTGGCGAGCCCTGAGGCGGTGCTGACGGCAGCGCAGGAGACGGCCGCCTTCGGCGGGCCGCAGGCGCTGTTCCGCTTAAGGGTGCGGCAGGTCTCGGCGAGCGTTGGCCCGGGGCTCGCGGGCCTCTTCGAGCTCAATCCCTGA
- a CDS encoding phage tail tape measure protein: MSAEGLELDEAERLRAAMEDVRSASRDAAGVLSRGLRQALVDGRSLEQVLRSAALSLSNRALSAALAPLEQGISSGISGLAGQLFSGLASGFSGGGILPFAKGGVVAAPGYFPLPGGGAGALGLMGEAGAEAVLPLSRDASGRLGVAAGAAGGGQAMPQIVFNVEARDAESFARSEAQIATMVARAVGRGRRGL; encoded by the coding sequence ATGAGCGCTGAGGGACTGGAACTGGACGAGGCGGAGCGGCTGCGCGCCGCCATGGAGGATGTGCGCAGCGCCTCGCGCGATGCGGCCGGAGTGCTGTCGCGCGGGCTGCGCCAGGCGCTGGTCGACGGCCGCTCGCTGGAGCAGGTGCTGCGGTCGGCGGCGCTGTCGCTGTCGAACCGGGCCTTGAGCGCGGCGCTCGCCCCGTTGGAGCAGGGGATCTCAAGCGGGATCTCCGGCCTCGCCGGGCAGCTGTTCTCGGGGCTGGCGTCCGGGTTTTCCGGCGGCGGCATCCTGCCCTTCGCCAAGGGCGGCGTCGTCGCGGCGCCCGGCTATTTCCCACTGCCGGGAGGCGGCGCGGGCGCGCTGGGGCTGATGGGCGAGGCGGGCGCGGAGGCGGTTCTGCCGCTGTCGCGCGATGCGAGCGGCCGGCTGGGCGTTGCCGCGGGCGCAGCAGGCGGCGGACAGGCCATGCCGCAGATCGTCTTCAATGTGGAGGCGAGGGATGCGGAGAGCTTCGCGCGTTCGGAAGCACAGATCGCAACAATGGTTGCCCGCGCCGTCGGACGGGGACGGCGCGGGCTTTGA
- a CDS encoding DUF2163 domain-containing protein, whose product MRTVPPGLAARAGAQATTLATCWRLTRADGTVLGFTDHDRVLTFEGTQFRPELGFEASATDLAPDFATGTSEAAGILASDRIAEADLAAGLWDGGRVEIFLVDWQAPEHRMLLRRAVIGEVTRAGNAFRAELRGLAHLLDIPQGRVFSHLCDADLGDGRCGVDLVAGGFRLEGTVAAGSNARRLKVDGIAGPPRDWFAGGRLEVGGLVGEVVSDRVEEGLRIVELMTPLVRQVAEGAPVRLTAGCDKRFASCREKFSNALNFQGFPHMPGSERVLAYPSRGAAENDGGALVR is encoded by the coding sequence ATGAGGACGGTTCCGCCGGGACTGGCCGCGCGCGCGGGCGCACAGGCGACGACGCTTGCCACCTGCTGGCGGCTGACACGGGCCGACGGCACCGTGCTGGGCTTCACCGACCACGACCGGGTGCTCACCTTCGAGGGGACGCAGTTCCGCCCCGAACTCGGCTTCGAGGCGAGCGCCACGGACCTGGCGCCCGACTTCGCCACCGGCACCAGCGAGGCGGCCGGCATTCTCGCCTCCGACAGGATCGCGGAAGCGGACCTTGCCGCCGGGCTGTGGGACGGCGGGCGCGTCGAGATCTTCCTGGTCGACTGGCAGGCGCCGGAGCACCGGATGCTGCTGCGCCGCGCCGTCATCGGCGAGGTGACGCGGGCGGGCAATGCGTTTCGCGCCGAGCTGCGCGGGCTCGCCCATCTGCTCGACATCCCGCAAGGGCGGGTGTTCTCGCATCTTTGCGATGCCGATCTCGGCGACGGGCGCTGCGGTGTGGATCTGGTTGCCGGCGGCTTCCGGCTGGAGGGCACGGTGGCGGCGGGCTCGAATGCCAGGCGCCTCAAGGTGGACGGCATTGCCGGGCCGCCGCGCGACTGGTTCGCCGGCGGGCGCCTGGAGGTCGGCGGGCTCGTCGGCGAGGTGGTCTCCGACCGGGTGGAGGAGGGGCTGCGCATCGTCGAGCTGATGACGCCGCTCGTCCGGCAAGTGGCCGAGGGCGCGCCCGTGCGGCTGACCGCCGGCTGCGACAAGCGCTTCGCCAGCTGCCGCGAGAAATTCTCCAACGCGCTCAACTTCCAGGGCTTTCCGCATATGCCGGGCTCGGAACGGGTGCTGGCCTATCCGAGCCGCGGGGCGGCGGAGAACGACGGCGGCGCGCTGGTGCGCTGA
- a CDS encoding phage major tail protein, TP901-1 family — protein MAAQAGRNLLLKCDATGSGSFVTMAGLKARRIALNAGSVDVTDADSFGRWRELLSGAGTRSASISGGGIFRDKTADETVRAMFFDGTIRFWQVVVPDFGTISGPFQVSALDYAGTHDGEVTYELALESAGEISFTAA, from the coding sequence ATGGCCGCACAGGCAGGCAGGAACCTTTTGCTGAAATGCGATGCGACCGGAAGCGGGAGCTTCGTCACCATGGCCGGGCTGAAGGCGCGGCGCATCGCGCTCAACGCCGGCAGCGTCGACGTCACCGACGCGGACAGTTTCGGGCGCTGGCGCGAGCTGCTGTCGGGCGCCGGCACCCGCTCGGCCAGCATCTCGGGCGGCGGCATCTTCCGCGACAAGACGGCGGACGAGACCGTGCGGGCGATGTTCTTCGACGGGACCATCCGCTTCTGGCAGGTGGTGGTGCCGGATTTCGGCACGATCAGCGGGCCGTTCCAGGTGAGCGCGCTCGACTATGCCGGCACCCATGACGGCGAGGTGACCTACGAGCTGGCGCTGGAATCGGCCGGCGAAATCAGCTTCACGGCGGCCTGA
- a CDS encoding response regulator transcription factor — MRLLVVEDDKDLNRQLAEALGEAGYVVDTAFDGEEGHFLGDTEPYDAVVLDLGLPVLDGLSVLERWRRDGRAMPVLILTARDRWSDKVAGIDAGADDYVAKPFHMEEVVARLRALLRRAAGHASNEISVGPFRLDIRAGKVTKDGSTIKLTSHEFRLISYLMHHKGRVVSRTELIEHLYDQDFDRDSNTIEVFVGRLRKKLDSDLIETVRGLGYRIGETDA; from the coding sequence ATGAGACTGCTCGTTGTGGAAGACGACAAGGACCTCAACCGCCAGCTGGCCGAGGCGCTGGGCGAGGCGGGCTATGTGGTCGACACGGCCTTCGACGGCGAGGAGGGCCATTTCCTCGGCGATACGGAGCCCTATGACGCGGTGGTGCTGGATCTCGGCCTCCCGGTGCTCGACGGGCTGTCGGTGCTGGAGCGCTGGCGCCGCGACGGGCGCGCCATGCCGGTGCTGATCCTGACCGCCCGCGACCGCTGGTCGGACAAGGTCGCCGGCATCGACGCGGGCGCCGACGACTATGTCGCCAAGCCCTTCCACATGGAGGAGGTGGTGGCGCGGCTGCGCGCCCTGCTGCGCCGGGCGGCCGGCCATGCCAGCAACGAGATCAGCGTCGGTCCCTTCCGCCTCGATATCCGCGCCGGCAAGGTGACCAAGGACGGGTCGACGATCAAGCTGACCTCGCACGAGTTCCGCCTGATCTCCTACCTGATGCATCACAAGGGCCGGGTGGTCTCGCGCACCGAGCTGATCGAGCATCTCTACGACCAGGATTTCGACCGCGATTCCAACACGATCGAGGTGTTCGTCGGGCGGCTGCGCAAGAAGCTCGACAGCGACCTGATCGAGACGGTGCGCGGCCTCGGCTACCGGATCGGCGAGACGGATGCCTGA
- a CDS encoding PepSY domain-containing protein produces the protein MVRQLHIRKTSRRAALALATVLALLAPAAAQAQCLSQSQARQAVQTGEARPLGSIAGSAGGEIVRAELCRQGGRLVYVLSVLDGGRVKERVIDARSGQVLR, from the coding sequence ATGGTCAGGCAGCTACACATTCGCAAGACGTCCCGACGCGCCGCATTGGCGCTGGCGACGGTGCTTGCTCTCCTCGCTCCGGCGGCGGCGCAAGCCCAGTGCCTGAGCCAGTCGCAAGCCCGTCAGGCGGTGCAGACGGGCGAAGCGCGCCCGCTCGGCAGCATTGCCGGCAGTGCCGGCGGCGAGATCGTACGCGCCGAACTGTGCCGCCAGGGCGGCCGGCTCGTCTATGTGCTGTCGGTGCTCGACGGCGGACGGGTGAAGGAACGCGTCATCGACGCCCGCTCGGGACAGGTGCTGCGCTGA
- a CDS encoding NlpC/P60 family protein, with product MVLRSDILCEARRWIGTPYRHQGSCRGAGCDCLGLVRGVWRAIHGTEPEAPPPYNRDWAEADARETLLAAARRHMDELSLAEARPGDVLLFRWRDGAPVKHAGFLSTDLTGTSPAMIHAYEGLSVSESPLVPAWRRRIAAVFAFPEAR from the coding sequence ATGGTGCTGCGAAGCGACATCCTTTGCGAGGCGCGGCGCTGGATCGGCACGCCCTATCGCCATCAGGGCAGCTGCCGGGGCGCGGGCTGCGATTGCCTGGGCCTGGTGCGCGGGGTGTGGCGGGCGATCCACGGCACCGAGCCGGAGGCACCGCCCCCCTATAACCGCGACTGGGCCGAGGCGGATGCGCGCGAGACGCTGCTCGCCGCCGCGCGCCGCCACATGGATGAGCTCAGCCTCGCCGAGGCGCGGCCGGGCGACGTGCTGCTGTTCCGCTGGCGCGACGGGGCGCCGGTGAAGCATGCGGGCTTTCTCTCGACGGACCTCACCGGCACGTCGCCTGCGATGATTCACGCCTATGAGGGCCTGTCGGTCTCCGAAAGCCCCCTGGTGCCGGCCTGGCGGCGGCGGATCGCCGCCGTCTTCGCCTTTCCGGAGGCGCGCTGA
- a CDS encoding YdcH family protein yields MSHVPHELHEEFPDKVAALHELKVSNGHFARLADSYHDVNREIHRVETDVAPASDEALENLKKQRLHLKDEIAAMLAAT; encoded by the coding sequence ATGAGTCATGTTCCCCACGAGTTGCACGAGGAATTCCCGGACAAGGTTGCTGCCTTGCACGAGCTGAAGGTTTCCAACGGCCATTTCGCGCGGCTTGCCGACAGCTACCACGACGTCAACCGGGAGATTCACCGGGTCGAAACCGATGTGGCCCCGGCCTCTGACGAGGCCCTGGAGAACCTCAAGAAGCAGCGCCTTCACCTGAAGGACGAAATCGCGGCGATGCTCGCCGCCACCTGA
- a CDS encoding lysozyme translates to MKVSERGLAFVARHEGFVASAYRDPVGVLTIGYGFTMGSRLFAESWRKAHGRALAPGDRISRAEADRLLRRLIDEEYGREVTKALGDLPQHRHDAACSVAFNLGPRALQWRWATALKAGDVKGAADILGANYNTAGGRKLAGLVRRRQEEARLLLHGDYGDGAATPVPPVKTPGAPSGLLARLADLVRALLDRLDRR, encoded by the coding sequence ATGAAGGTAAGCGAAAGGGGCCTGGCGTTCGTCGCCAGGCACGAGGGCTTCGTCGCGAGTGCGTACCGCGATCCGGTCGGCGTGCTGACCATCGGCTACGGCTTCACTATGGGCAGCCGCCTCTTTGCGGAGAGCTGGCGCAAGGCGCATGGCCGCGCGCTCGCCCCCGGCGACCGGATCTCGCGCGCCGAGGCGGACCGGTTGCTGCGCCGACTGATCGACGAGGAATACGGGCGCGAGGTGACGAAGGCGCTGGGCGATCTGCCGCAGCACCGGCACGACGCGGCCTGCTCGGTTGCCTTCAACCTCGGCCCGCGTGCGCTGCAATGGCGCTGGGCGACCGCGCTCAAGGCCGGCGATGTCAAAGGCGCGGCCGATATCCTTGGCGCCAACTACAACACTGCCGGCGGGCGCAAGCTCGCCGGACTGGTGCGCCGGCGCCAGGAGGAAGCGCGGCTGCTGCTCCATGGTGATTATGGTGATGGCGCCGCGACTCCGGTGCCGCCCGTCAAGACGCCCGGGGCTCCCAGCGGCCTGCTGGCGCGCCTTGCAGACCTGGTGCGGGCGCTGCTGGACCGGCTGGACCGGCGCTGA
- a CDS encoding gene transfer agent family protein: protein MAGDKGLAANRHRGEVAARLGGRNRRLVLTLGALAELEAVYGAQDMATLAERFAEARLSARDVIRILGAGLRGAGEDITDEEVARLDHADGVAGLALLSAELLRATFAGSADGQRGETPPDP from the coding sequence ATGGCAGGTGACAAGGGACTGGCGGCGAACCGCCACCGCGGCGAGGTGGCGGCACGGCTCGGCGGGCGGAACCGCCGGCTGGTGCTGACGCTGGGCGCGCTGGCGGAGCTGGAGGCGGTCTACGGGGCGCAGGACATGGCGACGCTGGCCGAGCGCTTCGCCGAGGCGCGGCTTTCGGCGCGCGACGTGATCCGCATCCTCGGGGCGGGCCTGCGCGGTGCCGGCGAGGACATCACCGACGAGGAGGTCGCGCGGCTCGACCATGCGGACGGCGTCGCCGGGCTGGCGCTGCTTTCGGCGGAGCTGCTGCGCGCGACCTTTGCCGGCAGCGCGGACGGGCAGCGGGGCGAGACGCCGCCGGACCCTTGA
- a CDS encoding DUF2460 domain-containing protein: protein MTPGFIEERFPLGVAFGASGGPQWRTDVVTLASGAEMRNARWAGSRRRYDAGSGVRSLADLQEVAGFFERMRGRLIGFRFRDPFDNLSAATGNTVGPLDCPLGTGDGTRVEFPLAKSYGAGADAALRRIEKPVAGSVRVAIGGSELVEGAGFTCDPATGLVTLTGAPAPGVTVTAGFRFDVPVRFDTDRLELSLTHFEAGRVPTIPLVEITPDGGEAP from the coding sequence ATGACGCCCGGCTTCATCGAGGAACGCTTTCCGCTCGGCGTCGCCTTCGGCGCCAGCGGCGGGCCGCAATGGCGCACGGACGTGGTGACGCTGGCCTCCGGTGCCGAGATGCGCAACGCGCGCTGGGCCGGATCGCGGCGGCGCTACGATGCCGGCAGCGGCGTTCGCTCGCTCGCCGACCTGCAGGAGGTCGCAGGTTTCTTCGAGCGCATGCGCGGGCGGCTGATCGGCTTCCGCTTCCGCGATCCCTTCGACAACCTGTCGGCGGCGACCGGCAATACGGTCGGCCCGCTCGACTGCCCGCTCGGCACCGGCGACGGGACGCGGGTAGAGTTTCCGCTCGCCAAGAGCTACGGGGCGGGCGCCGACGCGGCGCTGCGGCGGATCGAAAAGCCGGTGGCCGGCTCCGTGCGGGTCGCTATCGGCGGCAGCGAGCTTGTCGAGGGCGCGGGCTTCACCTGCGATCCCGCGACCGGGCTTGTGACGCTCACCGGCGCGCCGGCGCCGGGCGTCACGGTCACCGCGGGCTTCCGCTTCGACGTGCCGGTGCGCTTCGACACCGACCGGTTGGAGCTGAGCCTGACCCATTTCGAGGCCGGGCGCGTGCCGACGATCCCGCTTGTGGAAATAACGCCGGACGGGGGAGAGGCGCCATGA